In Drosophila simulans strain w501 chromosome 3R, Prin_Dsim_3.1, whole genome shotgun sequence, a single window of DNA contains:
- the LOC27208664 gene encoding uncharacterized protein LOC27208664, whose protein sequence is MVSLKFILLLLVIYYFLDGVSAVTCDLAPTDASCIDCRVYPTHIECLQRFWAPTTTAAPSIVATTRRSRIGRIRNFFSSFLTRVRSKSWF, encoded by the coding sequence ATGGTCTCGTTGAAGTTtattttgctgcttttggtcATATACTATTTTCTAGACGGTGTTTCGGCGGTGACCTGTGATCTTGCCCCCACAGATGCCAGCTGCATTGACTGTCGGGTTTACCCCACCCACATCGAGTGCTTGCAGAGATTTTGGGCGCCAACTACAACTGCAGCGCCATCGATCGTAGCCACCACCAGGAGGTCCCGAATCGGAAGGATTCGCAACTTCTTCAGCAGTTTTCTTACACGAGTCAGAAGTAAAAGTTGGTTCTGA
- the LOC6728080 gene encoding uncharacterized protein LOC6728080, translating into MNNQRYGGIQWIQHHVTAGDSSEVDILESDGGAGASGEDLDHVAAENLIFMARDGQLSEIMAANEAGRTVLVTADGTTVAYAESFDDDAQVVTEEVITDDWVQHQGAERVEIAAEQIAGISSSQELLDMEQDEYTALRPYPCDFCSRRFRKKATLNNHMLAHQNDRPHLCKLCGARFSRRAELISHFKAHAEAQDAADAEAAAAAADSSSAIKFEHQTQRQLDDHYYENDWPLFQQQQEQEHAQPNIHQQHQIVEEGGIQLVASYPDTVAPPAAPSRGRISRLKPKEESSQFIVISDKSPEDSRPYMEPEPAQPVVTTSQLIAVEPPPQPNFPVLDHSKPFVCQQCGLAFAREKALVSHTKNHRVDSPFECNQCQEMFWDNSSLQEHQKTHQFEESNSEYDPASAEESGSESEADEQLYGEFYCNECGISFHRQDLLRRHAKLHCKPSDQAAVGNNSDVTAGGDLELAKDSSGHCCNTCGKSFPSALEMLAHAEIHARFPPFKCVLCGISFYEEQAIKRHLHTRHPSELNANSCVLCGKECRDRKALIKHAWDHSREKCHSCSKCGKNFHNKARLKRHMASHRDKSVVCEVCQEEFPDGRTLSNHRHSHSTTTPGKLFPCIECGKTFGSRSSQQIHVRIHTGERPYGCRFCWKAFADGGTLRKHERIHTGEKPYACSVCPRAFNQRVVLREHIRSHHSGLDVSRNTYHCTVCSEDLASSNDLIQHLIQHSDSNTAKQRQPVTGPRKYKRRRKLQPHEIAHMRAANKNGNGEEEEAIGEGDAEECASDIDFCDFDVENVDDIFDMAESPKKEKRKRGSAATKADAKPVTNGKAVKPAQDKGKAKPRYDSTSSQQSDRLWEEKFLQDSQVALFQIDSLVVVNDTHLQPASSAVPANIPNTRGGSKQQGKVQAKSVEGAENFNSSATASDTTFSASPSTASSRSRKRAATTKSASKAPPASNSRPRMIHTEKAKVTRGVGGDSSSSSTKKTRSRTYISRTESHNLSLDKSRSSASNMVDDYEIISPATHPPNQISSSPLHIKQEQEQQQRVQLMYDDNLLIDAALLREKTYEKFNPSIVNDLEEILRSPLKHERNSRLRFTSESSTTPQYLHEEEQNLIKIEPTSPDLREMLEGQQRVIAHSGITPSSSSSARTSRHLRQITANGARAGSKRSTGGVASKTSAIPGVVAKKSNTATKVSSSSSSYLSYGVDSYNVNVPASANNGDVGGGFFSISEVVSAADAADAAAKAAAAGKSERKTRSFECEMCSAIFYDRAQLLEHVHIHI; encoded by the exons ATGAACAACCAGCGATATGGCGGCATCCAGTGGATACAGCACCACGTTACCGCGGGCGACTCCTCCGAGGTGGACATCCTGGAGTCGGACGGGGGGGCAGGAGCCTCGGGCGAGGATCTGGACCATGTGGCGGCCGAGAACCTTATATTCATGGCCCGTGACGGTCAGCTAAGTGAGATAATGGCGGCCAACGAGGCGGGCAGAACGGTCCTAGTCACCGCCGACGGCACCACGGTGGCCTATGCGGAATCCTTCGACGATGACGCCCAGGTGGTCACCGAGGAGGTAATCACAGACGACTGGGTGCAGCACCAAGGTGCCGAGCG AGTGGAGATTGCTGCCGAGCAGATAGCTGGGATTAGCAGCTCACAGGAGTTGCTGGACATGGAGCAGGATGAGTACACTGCGCTGAGGCCCTATCCCTGCGACTTTTGCAGTCGGCGCTTTCGCAAGAAGGCCACCTTGAATAACCATATGCTGGCCCACCAAAATGATCGACCGCACCTCTGCAAGCTGTGTGGAGCGCGTTTCTCACGACGAGCAGAGCTCATCAGTCACTTCAAGGCCCACGCAGAGGCCCAGGATGCGGCCGATGCCGAAGCAGCAGCCGCGGCAGCCGATTCGTCTTCTGCCATTAAATTCGAGCATCAGACGCAGCGACAACTGGACGATCACTACTACGAGAACGATTGGCCACTcttccaacaacaacaggagcaggaacacGCGCAACCGAATATCCATCAACAGCATCAGATTGTGGAAGAGGGCGGGATTCAGCTGGTGGCCAGTTACCCAGACACGGTGGCTCCACCAGCAGCTCCGTCGCGAGGCAGAATCAGTCGGTTGAAGCCCAAGGAAGAGAGCAGCCAGTTCATTGTGATTTCCGACAAGTCGCCGGAGGACTCGAGGCCATACATGGAGCCTGAGCCGGCTCAGCCTGTGGTTACCACGTCGCAGCTTATTGCTGTCGAGCCGCCTCCTCAGCCAAACTTTCCGGTGCTGGATCACAGCAAACCCTTTGTGTGTCAGCAATGCGGATTGGCCTTTGCGCGGGAAAAGGCACTAGTTTCACACACCAAG AATCACCGCGTGGACTCACCGTTCGAATGCAACCAGTGTCAGGAGATGTTCTGGGACAACAGCAGCTTGCAGGAGCACCAGAAGACTCATCAGTTCGAGGAGAGCAACTCGGAGTACGATCCTGCCTCAGCAGAGGAAAGCGGCAGTGAATCGGAGGCAGACGAGCAGTTGTATGGCGAATTCTATTGCAACGAATGCGGGATCTCTTTTCATCGCCAGGATCTACTGCGCCGTCATGCCAAGCTGCACTGTAAGCCATCGGATCAGGCGGCTGTTGGTAACAACTCCGATGTCACTGCTGGCGGAGACTTGGAGCTTGCCAAAGATTCTTCTGGTCACTGTTGCAACACTTGCGGAAAGTCCTTTCCTAGCGCTTTGGAGATGCTCGCCCATGCAGAAATCCACGCTAGGTTCCCGCCCTTCAA GTGCGTCCTATGCGGCATTAGCTTTTACGAGGAGCAGGCGATCAAGCGACACCTGCACACTCGCCATCCCAGTGAATTGAATGCCAATTCCTGCGTTCTGTGCGGCAAAGAGTGCCGCGATCGCAAGGCTCTGATAAAGCATGCCTGGGACCATTCGCGCGAGAAGTGCCATTCGTGCTCCAAGTGCGGCAAGAACTTCCACAACAAGGCGCGACTAAAGCGGCACATGGCTTCGCATCGCGACAAATCGGTTGTATGCGAGGTGTGCCAGGAAGAATTCCCCGACGGTCGTACGCTCTCCAACCACCGACATTCGCACAGCACTACTACGCCTGGCAAGCTTTTCCCGTGTATCGAATGCGGCAAGACATTTGGTTCGCGCAGTTCCCAGCAGATTCACGTACGGATCCATACCGGTGAGCGGCCATATGGCTGCCGCTTTTGCTGGAAGGCTTTCGCGGATGGTGGTACTCTGCGGAAGCACGAGAGGATCCACACCGGGGAGAAGCCATATGCCTGCTCCGTCTGCCCACGAGCCTTTAACCAACGGGTAGTGCTGCGGGAACACATTCGCTCCCATCATTCTGGGCTGGATGTATCGCGGAACACATACCACTGCACAGTCTGTTCCGAAGACCTGGCATCGTCCAATGACCTTATCCAGCACCTGATCCAACACAGTGATTCAAACACAGCTAAGCAGCGACAGCCCGTG aCGGGACCGCGCAAGTACAAGCGTCGCCGTAAGCTACAGCCCCACGAGATCGCTCACATGCGGGCGGCGAACAAGAATGGCAACGGTGAAGAGGAAGAGGCCATAGGAGAAGGCGACGCAGAGGAGTGTGCCAGTGACATCGATTTCTGCGACTTTGATGTGGAGAACGTGGACGATATCTTTGACATGGCAGAATcacccaaaaaagaaaagcgaaagagGGGCTCGGCAGCCACAAAAGCTGATGCGAAACCCGTGACCAATGGGAAAGCGGTGAAACCTGCCCAGGATAAGGGCAAAGCTAAGCCAAGATATGACTCCACCAGCAGTCAGCAATCCGATCGCCTTTGGGAGGAAAAGTTCCTGCAGGACAGTCAGGTGGCTCTCTTTCAGATCGATTCGCTGGTAGTGGTCAACGACACCCATTTGCAGCCCGCTAGCTCCGCTGTGCCTGCTAACATACCCAACACAAGAGGTGGATCGAAGCAGCAGGGAAAAGTTCAGGCGAAGTCTGTAGAAGGAGCCGAAAATTTCAATAGCTCAGCTACCGCATCTGACACTACATTCTCCGCCTCCCCCTCCACTGCCAGCAGTCGGAGCCGTAAGAGGGCGGCAACCACTAAATCAGCCAGCAAAGCTCCTCCTGCCAGTAATTCGCGACCCCGAATGATTCACACAGAGAAAGCCAAGGTGACAAGGGGAGTTGGCGGCGACTCCTCTAGTAGTTCGACAAAGAAAACGCGCTCGAGGACCTATATTAGTCGCACGGAGTCGCACAATCTGAGCCTCGACAAATCCCGCAGCAGTGCCTCAAATATGGTGGATGACTATGAAATCATTTCTCCAGCTACTCATCCGCCAAATCAGATCAGCTCCAGTCCCTTGCACATcaaacaggagcaggagcaacagcagcgtgTCCAACTTATGTACGATGATAACCTACTGATAGATGCTGCTCTGCTGAGGGAGAAGACTTATGAGAAGTTTAACCCGAGCATTGTTAATGATCTGGAGGAGATCCTCCGCTCTCCCCTGAAGCACGAGAGAAATTCTCGTCTTCGCTTTACCAGCGAGTCATCCACCACGCCACAATATTTGCACGAAGAGGAGCAAAACCTTATAAAAATTGAGCCAACTTCCCCGGATCTGCGGGAAATGTTGGAGGGCCAGCAAAGAGTCATCGCTCATAGCGGCATCACTCCTTCGTCCTCTTCATCTGCTAGAACTTCCAGACATCTGCGACAAATCA